The window AATAATAAATGACAAAGTAGATATTGCTTTGGCTGTTGATGCCGATGGTGTCCATGTTGGTCAGGATGATTTAGATGTTGAAGTAGTTAGAAAATTAATTGGTTTTGACAAAATTCTTGGTTTATCCACAAAAAACATAGAACAGGTTGAAGAAGCAAATAAACTCCCTGTTGACTACATAGGATTTGGCAGTATTTTTCCGACAGGAACGAAAGAAGACGCCCAGCTTGCAGGACTTGAACAACTTAAAAAAGCCATAGAAATTTCTATTCAACCAGTAGTTGCAATAGGAGGAATAAACGAAGAAAATCTACAGTCTGTTTTAGACACAGGTTGCGAAAATGTGGCTGTAGTATCTGCAGTTTTTAAAAATGAAAACATAAAACAAAACGCAAAACGCCTAAAAGAAATCCTAAGCAAGAAGAAAAGAATGGGATTTTAAAAAAATAAAATTAATACTGAAATCCTGATAATTTTTTCCAAAAAATCGCTTCATTACAAAAACTCTTAATCTCCAATTACTTATTTGTAGATTATGTTAAAAAATTTAACACCATAAACATAATTTTTTTATGTCAGAAAATACAAAAAGTAAAAGTTATATATAGTGAGAGGGCATTTATGCCCTCCAATAAATAAAAAAGGGAGGAAAAATGAAAAAGCTTATCTTTTTTCCGGTAATAATGTATATATCTTCATTTATAACTGCCTATTTATTTATATTACTATTTGCAGGAATAAGTATATCCTCAAAAAATTTCGATGTTGTTAAGTTTTTACTATCAACATTCACTAATCCTGACCTTTATATAAGATGTGCAGAAATATCTCTTATATCTTTAATAGGACTTATTGCTCTATTAGGTCTGATCTATCCTATTGCAGATGCTGCATTTACAGGTGTCTATATGGGCATAGTTAAACATTTTACAGGACATTATTTCCTAACAGAAGCTCTCAATAATTTTGTTTCCAATGACAATTTTATCTCAATACTTATGATAGGTATATGGGTGTCTGCTACAAAATTTGTGTTTGGTGTTATCACAGATGATGTCTACGAATTAAGCGCAAAAAGGGTTTATATAGAAAAAGATGATGATTAAAAAAACAAAAGTTTTAATTTAAAAATTTTCATTATAGGAGGAAAAAATGAAAAAAACATTTATAGTTAATGGGAAATTACATTCACAAATTATTCCTTTTAACAAGGAATGGAGATTTCAAATTAAAGTA of the Persephonella sp. genome contains:
- the thiE gene encoding thiamine phosphate synthase, encoding MKELKLSLYVITDEKLLEGKNVAKAVEEAILGGADIIQYRAKNKSSREIYQEATQIKKICDKYNKPLIINDKVDIALAVDADGVHVGQDDLDVEVVRKLIGFDKILGLSTKNIEQVEEANKLPVDYIGFGSIFPTGTKEDAQLAGLEQLKKAIEISIQPVVAIGGINEENLQSVLDTGCENVAVVSAVFKNENIKQNAKRLKEILSKKKRMGF